The Stigmatella ashevillena genomic sequence GGCCCATTCCCACACCCGCCGGAAGCAGAAATTCACTGAAGCAATAGGGGTAGCCATAGAACCGCCCGGCTTCGGCGAAGAGGTTCAGCTTTTCAGCGGGATTGTCGGTGTGAATGTCGCCCCCGAGGTCGGCACGGGTGAGGTTGTCTCGCCCGTTTTCCACACCCCACAGCCGACCCTGGCTGTCGAAACGCAGGCCCACTTCGTTCCGAAGGCCATCGGCAAACACCTCGCCGGCCGTGAAAGCCACGTTGCCCGCCTGAACCTGGGCTGCGGTGAAGCGACGAATGCGAGCGCGCGTCGAATCGTTGTCCACGTTCGCGGCTGAACCGACGCTCACGTAGAGGCGGCCTTCAGCGTCGAAGATGATCGTCCGGGTGACATGGCCGCCCGAAGGGATGCCGGTCACCACTTCTTCCTGGCCGCTCAGCGCTGCTCTCGTTCCAGTTGCGAACGGCCAACGCAGGACGCGCGTCGCGGAAGAGGCATAGAGATATCCGCCGTGCAGTGTGATGCCATGGTTGAGCCCGCTGGCTTCGACCAACGTCGCCCGTTCGGACGAATCCGAAACGCCGTCATTGTTCGAATCGTAGAGCGCGGTGATTCGAGCCGCGGTGCGCTCGACCACCAGAACGTCTCCGTTCGGAGCGACGATCAACCCTCGCGGATTCGCAACGGTCGCCCAAGTCCATGCACAGTACCCCGCCGGCAACCTCGCATTGGCCACGTTGGCGCTCGAAGGCCCCAGGCAACTGTTCTTAAGAGAAGTGCCGGCATCGGAAGTGCCGGCATCGGAAGTACCCGCATCGGAGCTCTCGCCGCCATCGGCCACGCCGGCGTCACTCGTTGGGTTTTGATCTCCGGCATCACT encodes the following:
- a CDS encoding PQQ-dependent sugar dehydrogenase, with translation MADGGESSDAGTSDAGTSDAGTSLKNSCLGPSSANVANARLPAGYCAWTWATVANPRGLIVAPNGDVLVVERTAARITALYDSNNDGVSDSSERATLVEASGLNHGITLHGGYLYASSATRVLRWPFATGTRAALSGQEEVVTGIPSGGHVTRTIIFDAEGRLYVSVGSAANVDNDSTRARIRRFTAAQVQAGNVAFTAGEVFADGLRNEVGLRFDSQGRLWGVENGRDNLTRADLGGDIHTDNPAEKLNLFAEAGRFYGYPYCFSEFLLPAGVGMGPKTQWADPGFMNDGTHSDAWCRDVTKVVPPMLAMPAHVAPLDIVFYNGASFPPEVVDDAFVSFHGSWNRQPAQGYEVVRVVFENGLPVRYEPFFEFDGTSDTAAGWPHRPVGLGVGPHGELFVSSDASGQIIAIGYQR